One part of the Marichromatium purpuratum 984 genome encodes these proteins:
- a CDS encoding LysR family transcriptional regulator — translation MNLRDLDLNLLVVLHQLLEERHVSRAAEQLGMSQPAVSRALGRLRALFDDPLLVRTAGGYVPSTRAEQLLPGLRQLLSDTERLVSGPDFDPASASRTVRCYGPEPEIGWFLPPLFARLSRLAPGMVLEIHSEPREHFGQLERGDVHFVLSTFSPDAATGELHSTPLAPLSLALLMRADHPLAEGELTIERYISARHGRVSLTSRGEGLLTRTLVEQGLLAPGERLQEPLRLSSFSAIAAFCEHSDIVFQLPRRFAETVSHGRALVVRDTPFDDLEHPLVHLYWHERTHRDPMCVWVRQQLRIAHGLAPEPTP, via the coding sequence ATGAATCTTCGCGATCTCGACCTCAATCTGCTCGTGGTACTGCACCAACTGCTGGAGGAGCGCCACGTCTCACGCGCCGCCGAGCAACTCGGCATGAGTCAGCCGGCGGTGAGTCGCGCGCTGGGTCGCTTGCGCGCCCTGTTCGACGACCCGCTGCTGGTACGCACCGCCGGCGGCTATGTGCCGAGCACCCGCGCCGAACAACTGCTGCCGGGACTGCGCCAGCTGCTCAGCGACACCGAGCGGCTGGTCAGCGGCCCCGACTTCGACCCGGCAAGCGCATCCCGGACGGTCCGCTGCTACGGCCCCGAACCCGAGATCGGCTGGTTCCTGCCCCCACTGTTCGCGCGCCTGAGCCGACTGGCGCCGGGAATGGTGCTAGAGATCCACAGCGAACCGCGTGAACACTTCGGGCAACTCGAACGGGGCGACGTCCACTTCGTCCTCTCGACCTTCAGCCCCGACGCCGCGACCGGCGAACTCCACAGCACCCCACTGGCCCCGCTGAGCTTGGCGCTGTTGATGCGCGCCGATCACCCGCTGGCCGAGGGTGAACTGACGATCGAGCGTTACATCTCGGCCCGTCACGGGCGGGTCTCCCTGACCAGTCGCGGCGAGGGGCTGCTGACCCGGACACTGGTCGAGCAGGGATTGCTGGCCCCGGGGGAGCGACTCCAGGAGCCGTTGCGCCTGTCGAGTTTCAGCGCCATCGCCGCCTTCTGCGAACACAGCGACATCGTCTTCCAGCTCCCACGACGTTTCGCCGAGACGGTCAGTCACGGTCGCGCGCTGGTGGTCCGCGACACCCCGTTCGACGATCTCGAGCATCCGCTGGTCCATCTCTACTGGCACGAACGCACCCATCGCGACCCGATGTGCGTCTGGGTACGTCAGCAACTCAGGATCGCCCACGGCCTGGCACCGGAGCCCACCCCCTGA
- a CDS encoding FAD-linked oxidase C-terminal domain-containing protein, which produces MSRIQPPGRPFDDPELCASRAELARALRTFLPAEAVLAREEEVRPYECDGLSVYRQTPLLVVLPRDVAEVRQVMRLCHQRRVPVVARGAGTGLSGGALPCGEGIVLSLARLDRILALEPEALLARVQPGVRNLAISEAAAAHGLYYAPDPSSQIACTIGGNVAENSGGVHCLKYGLTVHNVLAIKLVSAAGELIELGGEALDGPGYDLLALYIGSEGMLGITVEVTVRLLPRPPLARALLAAFDDVGRAGAAVGEIIAAGILPAGLEMMDGPAIRAAEDFIGAGYPVEAAAILLCELDGTEAEVAAQVEAVETLLARAGATEVRVSRDETERARFWQGRKSAFPAVGRISPDYYCMDGTIPRRALPEVLRRTAELAAEHDLAVANVFHAGDGNLHPLILFDANRPGELERTEALGARLLELCVEVGGTITGEHGVGVEKLGQMCVQFSARELAQFHAVKSAFDPAGLLNPGKGVPTPRRCSEYRQLPSPAHPHRH; this is translated from the coding sequence ATGAGTCGGATCCAGCCACCCGGACGCCCGTTCGACGACCCCGAACTGTGCGCCAGCCGCGCCGAACTGGCGCGCGCGCTGCGCACCTTCCTCCCCGCCGAGGCGGTGCTCGCGCGCGAGGAGGAGGTGCGCCCCTACGAGTGCGACGGACTCTCGGTCTATCGCCAGACGCCACTGCTGGTGGTCCTGCCGCGCGATGTCGCCGAGGTGCGGCAGGTGATGCGGCTGTGTCATCAGCGTCGGGTGCCGGTGGTCGCGCGCGGCGCCGGGACCGGACTCTCGGGCGGCGCCCTGCCCTGCGGCGAGGGCATCGTGCTCAGCCTGGCGCGGCTCGACCGCATCCTCGCGCTCGAGCCCGAGGCGCTGCTGGCGCGGGTCCAGCCCGGGGTGCGCAACCTCGCCATCAGCGAGGCGGCGGCCGCCCACGGGCTCTACTACGCCCCCGACCCCTCCAGCCAGATCGCCTGCACCATCGGCGGCAACGTCGCCGAGAACTCGGGCGGGGTGCACTGTCTGAAATACGGCCTGACGGTGCACAACGTGCTCGCGATCAAGCTGGTCAGCGCCGCGGGCGAGCTGATCGAACTCGGCGGCGAGGCGCTCGACGGCCCCGGCTACGACCTGCTCGCGCTCTATATCGGCTCCGAGGGCATGCTCGGGATCACCGTCGAGGTGACGGTACGGCTGCTGCCCCGCCCGCCGCTGGCGCGCGCCCTGCTCGCCGCCTTCGACGACGTCGGCCGCGCCGGCGCGGCGGTGGGCGAGATCATCGCCGCCGGCATCCTCCCGGCGGGGCTGGAGATGATGGACGGTCCGGCGATCCGCGCCGCCGAGGACTTCATCGGCGCCGGCTACCCGGTCGAGGCCGCCGCCATCCTGCTCTGCGAACTCGACGGTACCGAGGCCGAGGTCGCCGCCCAGGTCGAGGCGGTCGAGACCCTGCTCGCGCGCGCCGGCGCCACCGAGGTACGGGTCTCGCGCGACGAGACCGAACGCGCACGCTTCTGGCAGGGGCGCAAGTCGGCCTTCCCCGCCGTCGGCCGGATCTCCCCCGACTACTATTGCATGGACGGCACCATCCCGCGCCGCGCCCTGCCCGAGGTGCTGCGCCGCACCGCCGAGCTGGCCGCCGAGCACGACCTGGCGGTGGCCAACGTGTTCCATGCCGGCGACGGCAATCTACACCCATTGATCCTGTTCGACGCCAACCGTCCCGGCGAACTCGAACGCACCGAGGCGCTCGGCGCCCGTCTGCTCGAGCTGTGCGTCGAGGTCGGCGGCACCATCACCGGCGAGCACGGGGTCGGGGTGGAGAAGCTCGGACAGATGTGCGTACAGTTCAGCGCCCGCGAACTGGCCCAGTTCCACGCGGTAAAATCGGCCTTCGACCCCGCGGGACTGCTCAACCCCGGCAAGGGCGTGCCGACGCCACGACGCTGCTCGGAGTACCGTCAGCTGCCCTCGCCCGCGCACCCGCACCGACATTGA
- a CDS encoding winged helix-turn-helix transcriptional regulator has product MNEEGINLDHIAGDCQGGLGTCTEPCPIERGMRIIGGKWKGSILWHLQDGPVRFNELARQLGGASRKMVAQRLREMEEMGLVERTVLSTRPIAVTYEITAFGRSSLSVLEQLKTWAEANGV; this is encoded by the coding sequence ATGAATGAAGAGGGGATAAATCTCGATCACATCGCTGGTGATTGCCAGGGCGGCCTCGGCACCTGCACCGAGCCCTGTCCGATCGAGCGCGGCATGCGGATCATCGGTGGCAAGTGGAAGGGTTCGATCCTGTGGCACCTGCAGGACGGCCCCGTGCGCTTCAACGAGCTAGCACGCCAGCTCGGCGGTGCCAGCAGGAAGATGGTCGCGCAGCGGCTCAGGGAGATGGAAGAGATGGGATTGGTGGAGCGCACCGTGCTCAGCACCCGCCCGATCGCCGTCACCTACGAGATCACCGCCTTCGGGCGCTCGTCGCTGAGCGTGCTCGAGCAGCTCAAGACGTGGGCCGAGGCCAACGGAGTCTAA
- a CDS encoding cytochrome b yields MRLDTPTRLSGSTIALHWIVAVMMIVLTLSGLYMAQAKLYALYPWHKSFGVLIVLFVALRVLWRIRNGWPAHVGRYTQIEQWLARVVHWLLIVGTVLMPVSGFMMSALGGHGVSLFGLELVAPNPDPADPQQVVPINALLAQLGHWLHGLGGNLLIGAVALHLVGALKHHLIDRDGTLRRMLGAEVQVDS; encoded by the coding sequence ATGCGCCTCGATACCCCCACCAGACTGAGCGGCAGCACCATTGCGCTGCACTGGATCGTCGCAGTGATGATGATCGTGCTGACCCTCAGCGGACTCTACATGGCGCAGGCCAAGCTCTACGCCCTCTACCCCTGGCACAAGTCCTTCGGCGTGCTGATCGTGTTGTTCGTGGCACTGCGAGTGCTCTGGCGCATCCGTAACGGCTGGCCTGCGCACGTCGGGCGCTATACCCAGATCGAACAGTGGTTGGCCAGAGTGGTGCACTGGTTGCTGATCGTCGGTACGGTGCTGATGCCGGTCTCCGGCTTCATGATGTCGGCGCTGGGCGGGCACGGCGTGTCGCTGTTCGGGCTGGAGCTGGTGGCGCCGAACCCGGACCCGGCCGACCCGCAGCAGGTGGTGCCGATCAACGCGCTGTTGGCGCAGCTCGGTCACTGGCTGCACGGTCTCGGCGGTAACCTGCTGATCGGTGCCGTGGCGCTGCACCTCGTCGGCGCGCTCAAGCACCATCTGATTGATCGCGACGGCACGCTGCGGCGGATGCTCGGTGCCGAGGTGCAGGTCGACAGCTGA
- a CDS encoding ribonuclease T2 family protein, translating into MTRTPSIRPLPTWRATAALLLALGALAPLRAAPLSATLIAERACPATVAIRHDANPGAIHLDPGTRYPVVGANRPDQPSHYLLRLQGVEPSQRWVARDCGRLVEVADTATPPAPTGEPRYLLAVSWQPAFCERRGRAPECRDQTPQRFDARAFSLHGLWPQPRDNVYCDVPARARALSRDGDWQQLPALALAPDTRRELDRVMPGTRSALHRHEWVKHGSCYGDDPEGYFADSLRLLAALNASPVRDLFVSRIGQHLRASEVRAAFDRAFGKGAGERVQLVCHDGLISELRLALKGPIEAGHGLDALLRTAPPRAAGCKGGRVDRAGRD; encoded by the coding sequence ATGACCCGAACCCCATCGATCAGACCGCTGCCGACATGGCGCGCGACGGCGGCGCTGCTGCTCGCGCTCGGCGCGCTCGCGCCGCTGCGCGCCGCGCCGCTCTCGGCGACCCTGATCGCCGAACGCGCCTGCCCGGCCACCGTCGCCATCCGTCACGACGCCAACCCCGGGGCGATCCATCTCGACCCGGGCACACGCTACCCGGTGGTCGGTGCCAACCGCCCCGACCAGCCCAGCCACTACCTGCTGCGCCTGCAGGGCGTCGAGCCGTCCCAGCGTTGGGTGGCGCGTGACTGCGGGCGGCTGGTCGAGGTCGCCGACACGGCCACGCCGCCGGCCCCAACCGGCGAGCCGCGCTATCTGCTCGCGGTGAGCTGGCAGCCGGCCTTCTGCGAGCGCCGTGGCCGCGCGCCGGAGTGCCGCGACCAGACCCCGCAACGCTTCGACGCCCGCGCCTTCTCGCTCCACGGGCTGTGGCCACAACCGCGCGACAACGTCTATTGCGACGTCCCGGCGAGGGCGCGGGCGCTGTCGCGCGACGGCGACTGGCAGCAGCTGCCGGCGCTCGCGCTCGCACCCGACACCCGGCGCGAACTCGACCGGGTGATGCCGGGCACGCGCTCGGCGCTGCACCGTCACGAGTGGGTCAAGCACGGCAGCTGCTACGGCGACGACCCCGAGGGCTATTTCGCCGACTCGCTACGGCTGCTCGCCGCGCTCAACGCTTCGCCGGTCCGTGACCTCTTCGTCTCGCGCATCGGCCAGCACCTGCGCGCGAGCGAGGTACGCGCGGCCTTCGACAGGGCCTTCGGCAAGGGCGCGGGCGAGCGGGTGCAACTGGTCTGTCACGACGGCCTGATCAGCGAGCTGCGCCTCGCCCTCAAGGGGCCGATCGAGGCCGGGCACGGGCTCGACGCGCTACTGCGCACCGCACCACCGCGCGCTGCCGGCTGCAAGGGTGGACGTGTCGACCGCGCCGGTCGCGACTGA
- a CDS encoding aldo/keto reductase family protein — protein sequence MRDAHHDLRTVTLHNGVRMPTLAFGTAFGDWVGATAFQGFLPEQAWRAVDLALDNGYRAFDCAHAYGTERMVGTLLGQRFASGALTREAVFITTKLAHPAAPPHLNVSHKRTWDADRVEDIAQRVRDDMVDSLDDLGLGYVDLLLVHWPGSFSAPPGGDPEVSRRARATIWRAFCALADKGAARAIGVSNFTIDHLRQLITDVPEPAYRPAVNQVEIHPYCRDPELEAFCRAQGIVVTAYAPFASGAFELLRDPVLVAIAGRHGKSPGQVVLRWHLQRGRTALPKTSRAERMVENQAIHDFVLDAEEIRAIDALGAGVARRTCPDPYTIV from the coding sequence ATGCGCGACGCGCACCATGACCTGCGAACCGTCACCCTGCACAACGGCGTGCGGATGCCGACCCTCGCCTTCGGCACCGCCTTCGGCGACTGGGTGGGCGCGACCGCCTTCCAGGGCTTCCTCCCCGAACAGGCCTGGCGCGCCGTCGATCTGGCGCTGGACAACGGCTATCGGGCGTTCGACTGTGCCCACGCCTATGGCACCGAGCGCATGGTCGGCACCCTGCTCGGTCAGCGCTTTGCCAGCGGCGCCCTGACTCGCGAGGCGGTGTTCATCACCACCAAGCTCGCCCATCCGGCCGCGCCGCCGCACCTCAACGTCTCGCACAAGCGGACCTGGGACGCCGATCGGGTCGAGGACATCGCCCAGCGGGTCCGCGACGACATGGTCGACAGCCTCGATGATCTCGGGCTCGGCTATGTCGACCTGTTGCTGGTGCACTGGCCGGGGAGCTTCAGCGCGCCGCCCGGCGGCGACCCGGAGGTCTCGCGGCGCGCCCGCGCCACCATCTGGCGCGCCTTTTGTGCGCTTGCCGACAAGGGCGCGGCGCGCGCCATCGGTGTCTCCAACTTCACCATCGACCATCTGCGTCAGCTGATCACCGACGTGCCCGAGCCGGCGTACCGTCCCGCGGTCAATCAGGTCGAGATTCACCCCTATTGCCGGGACCCCGAGCTGGAGGCCTTCTGCCGCGCGCAGGGCATCGTCGTCACCGCCTATGCGCCCTTCGCCAGCGGGGCCTTCGAGCTGCTGCGCGATCCGGTCCTGGTCGCCATCGCCGGGCGTCACGGCAAGAGCCCCGGTCAGGTCGTGTTGCGCTGGCACCTGCAGCGCGGTCGCACCGCGCTGCCCAAGACCTCTAGGGCAGAGCGCATGGTCGAGAACCAGGCGATCCACGATTTCGTCCTCGACGCCGAGGAGATACGAGCGATCGATGCGCTCGGCGCCGGCGTGGCGCGGCGCACCTGCCCGGATCCCTACACGATCGTCTGA
- a CDS encoding NAD(P)H-dependent oxidoreductase, whose translation MSNILIINAHEPYPSSPGRLNATLVERASALLSERAHRIRTTVVHDGYDTVTELEKHRWADVVLLQTPVYWMGVPWTFKRYMDEVYSAGLDGTLCHGDGRSRREPSRQYGSGGTLTGKRYMLSLTFNAPRAAFDDPAQYLSRGQSVDDLFLPMHMTFRFFGMEAIETFVCHDVMKNPDIENDLMRFDAHLEQHLAGYS comes from the coding sequence ATGTCGAACATCCTCATCATCAACGCCCACGAGCCCTACCCCTCGTCCCCGGGCAGACTCAACGCCACACTCGTCGAACGCGCGAGCGCCCTGCTCTCCGAGCGGGCACACCGAATCCGCACCACCGTGGTACACGACGGCTACGACACCGTCACCGAGCTGGAGAAACATCGCTGGGCCGATGTCGTGCTGCTGCAGACGCCGGTCTACTGGATGGGGGTACCCTGGACCTTCAAGCGTTACATGGACGAGGTCTACTCGGCAGGACTGGACGGCACCCTCTGCCACGGCGACGGCCGCAGCCGTCGCGAGCCCTCCAGACAGTACGGCTCCGGCGGCACCCTGACGGGCAAGCGCTACATGCTCTCGCTGACCTTCAACGCGCCACGCGCGGCCTTCGACGACCCCGCGCAATACCTCTCCCGGGGGCAGTCGGTCGACGACCTCTTCCTGCCGATGCACATGACCTTCCGCTTCTTCGGCATGGAGGCGATCGAAACCTTCGTCTGTCACGACGTCATGAAGAACCCGGACATCGAGAACGACCTGATGCGCTTCGACGCCCATCTGGAACAGCACCTGGCGGGATATTCCTGA
- a CDS encoding adenosine kinase, which produces MAKYDIYGIGNALVDMEFEVDPNDLGILGIDKGVMTLVDEQQQAAIMDHLRDRRHQRGSGGSAANSVIALGQFGGTGFYSCKVADDELGHFYMQDLVEGGIDTNLHTKKEAGDTGRCVVLVTPDSDRTMCTFLGITQGLSTDELVEDALRDSRWFYTEGYLVTSDSAREAAKAAKQLADEAGVKTALSLSDPNMVKFFKDGLLEMIGSGVDLLFANEFEAMGMAGSEDLGDAVAYLKTLSRSFAITRGPQGALVWDGAQMLEIAPVPVEAVDTLGAGDMFAGAFLYGLSQGWDHQRAGDLASAAAARLVTSLGPRLTTEQTQAVLRDFA; this is translated from the coding sequence ATGGCCAAGTACGACATCTATGGGATCGGTAACGCACTCGTCGACATGGAATTCGAGGTCGATCCCAACGACCTCGGCATCCTCGGTATCGACAAGGGCGTGATGACCCTGGTCGACGAGCAGCAACAGGCAGCGATCATGGATCACCTCCGTGATCGCCGGCACCAGCGCGGCTCGGGCGGGTCGGCGGCCAACTCAGTGATCGCGCTCGGTCAGTTCGGCGGCACCGGTTTCTACTCCTGCAAGGTCGCCGACGACGAACTCGGTCACTTCTACATGCAGGATCTGGTCGAGGGCGGCATCGACACCAACCTCCACACCAAGAAAGAGGCCGGCGACACCGGCCGCTGCGTGGTGCTGGTCACCCCCGACAGCGACCGCACCATGTGCACCTTCCTCGGCATCACCCAAGGGCTATCGACCGACGAGTTGGTCGAGGACGCGCTGCGCGACTCGCGCTGGTTCTACACCGAGGGCTATCTGGTCACCTCCGACAGCGCCCGCGAGGCGGCCAAGGCGGCCAAGCAGCTCGCCGACGAGGCCGGCGTCAAGACCGCCCTCTCGCTCTCCGACCCCAACATGGTCAAGTTCTTCAAGGACGGCCTGCTGGAGATGATCGGCTCGGGTGTCGACCTGCTGTTCGCCAACGAGTTCGAGGCCATGGGCATGGCCGGCAGCGAAGACCTCGGCGACGCCGTCGCCTATCTCAAGACCCTCAGTCGCAGCTTCGCCATCACCCGCGGCCCACAGGGTGCGCTGGTGTGGGACGGCGCGCAGATGCTCGAGATCGCCCCGGTGCCGGTCGAGGCGGTCGATACCCTCGGTGCCGGCGACATGTTCGCCGGCGCCTTCCTCTATGGTCTCAGCCAGGGCTGGGATCATCAGCGCGCCGGCGATCTGGCCTCGGCCGCTGCGGCGCGACTGGTCACCAGCCTCGGCCCACGTCTGACCACGGAGCAGACCCAGGCGGTGCTGCGCGACTTCGCCTGA